The nucleotide window AAACGGCGGAAGAGCGCAACGCGCGACATAATAGCTGCCTCCTGCCTATTCGCCCCTCTTCTATATACTAGATTCATAGACACAGCGGCCCGCTGCATGTGCGTACAGACAAGTAACATTTGTGGGCGAAATGGCATACCATATGCGTGGTGCGAACACGAGCCGCAACATTACCATTTGTCTTCTTCTCTTCGCATCTCTCGCACGACCCGGCGCAGCAGCAGACCGCCGACAATGTGCCGCCGACAATgtgccgccgccaccgctgcaGGATATATTTTCGACGATTCGGCTTCCGCCCATTGAAGCTTCGTTTATGTGTGTATGAATTTTGATCGCTAATGTCCCGTCGCTGCATCAGATGTACAGTATAGGGGACACTGTAGCTACGACTGCTGGTGCGATATGAGCCCGGTACGAGCTGTTGAAAGTGCCGTGCATGTGCTTATACCTATAGCATCAGCTGACACGCACATGGCGACGAAAAAGAgcctataaaaaataattaaattacgttATTATCGATTGCGATGCTTATGGTCGATTGAACGAGCACGTGTTCTCATGCTATATGAAATGGAACGGACTGTTGCGGCTCCTTTGAATATCCTGAATTATGAAAACGTACAATTTTGTCAGATGAAAATGAAAGTATGAAGGAGATTTGAGTGAGAGATAATTGTTTGTTGATTTACGGTTATAAAGTAATCCAAAAGTCTATAAAAATTTCTACAACAGACTGCTATGTTACATAATATATCTATActtaccctggtagaaacgtaaACGCCAACCCTTTGCCATTggtaatgatttttaaaaccttttttaaaatgatgTTAAGGATGAATCATACACAAAAGTACAAGAGTTACGATTTTGATTGCAATATTTGTTAagtaatattgttttgaaaatacgCATGTAAATTTGAACacataaaataaccttatGGTTTTCTCCAAAATCATAATAGAGATGATGGataatgcttcaaaatcaaaatagattcatGATGACTGAATTTATTATGTACTCAAATGCCCGTACGTTAGGTTAGGCCTTTATCCTTTGAGCCGCCATATTGGAGAGCTgccgttttaaaaaaaatcaaacatatgaatttttaatttatcgtttaatttaatttattgttggCCAACGATTTCACAAACGGTTGGGTAAAAATGTACCTAATTTCGACATGGATTTATCAGGTTAATTGGCTTATAAATgactaatttaaaaaattagtaataACAATGTTAATTACTCATGCCATTTATATGACttggaaattttcaaaattttcaaaagtttctaaaataaaattttttttaatttttggaaaaatttttttaaaacataattttacAAAGTTTACAACCGTTTTTTAATGATTGGCTTATATCGAGGACAATCGTTGGCTTACGGTGTTGCCAAATAATTAGTAAATTTTGGTTGGgttattttctaccagggtaccGATGGATATAGTTCATATTCGTATCATTAATCATTATTTGAGATTTTGaagtttatatatttaaataattcgcCGAATTGCTGCGTATAGTGACTATTATAAGtcaaattatttgaaaatgtatttcgaacttagttaaataataaataattatatatttcggACAGCAACTATGTTGTGGATTAtccaaatttttcatttaatttagttaattattatcaaatcaGTCTAAATATCTTGGTACAAGATTTGAATTTCAACtagattttcataaaatatggaATATAGATCTTCGATATTTATTAATCGACACAGAAATCGAAACCGAATCATGTTTCCAATGGtgtttttttctaatatattAACTCTATTAActagttttaaattaaatattttcaaatgaaCCGCGCAAGTATTGTCGGTTTTGCAGTCGATGTGCATTTGTTTTTcctcgttatatatatatatatatatatacttatgcACGGTATTGTTAGGTATCATTGTGAACTTGTGAAGCGCGAACTCGGAGTGCCTGAGTAAAACAGTGCTCGTTTTCTGAAGCTCTTCTTTTTAAATCGCGAACACAATGAGTCTAATCAAGAGTCTTTCCCAATTTGGTGCATTTCATGAAATGCTCCAGGAGCATCAAGCCAGCGCTGTGAAGAAAGGCCCTGTCGTAGCGAACCACCTGCTAAAGATGTTGGACACTTATTGGATACTTGGTTTACCTTATGATGACCAATTGCATCAAAGCATGCTTGTTTTATGCAATCAGAGCATCGCGTTCGCTCCAATGAACTCTGTGCCGCTTGCGAGAGCATACGAAGTTCGTTCGATGTTGTTGTCTCGTCTGAACTTCGATCAGAACAAGGAATCCAAGGGGGTCAAACTTAACTTCCGCAGTGATGGGTTCCAAGGATTCACGCCTTCAGAAACTATCCCATGTGTTGCTGAATGCGTAAGCATTCACAGCAGTTTAAGATTTGGTAGACAGTTAGTTGCCAACAGGGATATCAAGGCTGAAGAAATCGTTATGGTGGAAGATGGGTTTGCTATGCTCCCAAAAAAGGAGTATACGTACCTGCTCTGCTCTCAGTGCTTATGTATTGCCTGGAATGCAGTTCCATGTAGTGCTTGCCCATTGGTAATATACTGCAGCGAGCACTGCAGGGCAAGCGCGTGGGAAAACCATCATCAGGTGGAGTGTAAACTTCTACCATCAATTTACGTTAAAAGTGATAGTAGTAACTGGAACATGTCGATTAGCATAACAGCTCTCCGGTGTTTCCTCAGCTCGATCAAGGTAGAAGGACTTGAGAATGTGTTGAGAGAAGCTCAAGCTATTGATAACGAAAAAGGTATTCGATAGATTAAAGTTATCAGTATCAATTATTAGACTTAAACTGTAACTTtggctttgaatttttcagatGTGTGTTTAGAAAGTCTGATATCTGAGCAATGTGTAGgtgtaaacaattttaaatcttTGTATCGCTTGGCAACTGATAAAGAAATCTTAAATATTGATAGAATCAACAAGTCTTCTGAATTTTTGGTGGATACGCTATTGCAGTTCTCGAATGTGTTGCACAATTGCACAGAGTTGGATGCGGTCAGGAAGATCCTTGCAAAATTGTCCCTAATTGTTAAGGTTAATCACCTCAAGGTACGATAAAACTTTTAACCTGTAATAACTATTCTACTGATTAATCAATATTCTAATTTGCTTGCATTTGATATAATGATATGTTACAGTATCAAGGATCCATTTGTGATGATTATAACCATGATTGTTGCAGCTTGAATTGTGATTCAATCATGGGATATTTTATTTCCACGTGCTCGAGCCTTGTAAATCACAGTTGCACTCCAAATCTTGGAAAAGTTTTTATACCCGAGCGCAAAATTGTAATGTTTGCTGCACGCTCtataaaaaaaggagaacAGGTATAAATCTTTTTCTTGACATCATTGTACAGCTGCTTTTTTCACAGAAGTTTCCTACGCACTTTTATTGATCATGTTACAGCTATGCATTACATATGGACCAACTTTAGCGCGCATTCTGAATCCAGAAAGAAATGCGTTGTTGTACAGAGACTACAATGTTATTTGTCTTTGTCAAGCCTGTACACAAGACTGGCACCCCTGTGATTGTTTGGTAACAAAAACTCAATGATAAATTAACCCAACGTTCACTAATGTCTCTTTTATAtactgtttttattatttcagggCCAAAAATCGGAAAATAAGAAGGACTTTATGTATGAGTCGTTTCAAACATTAAACGACAAAAGATTTGCGCTGGAGAAAAAGTTATTCCAGCAGTATGGTGAGAAGTATGAGATTCCAGATAACTGCAGTGAATAAAACAGCTGTCACAGTTTTTCTCAACAATTATCTGTGGCTGATAGATGAACATCGAAATAGATTTGTGGGACCGATAACGCGACACAAGACCATTTTAAATAAGTTTTCATATGCTGGTGGCTTCTCTGAGAATcgatttcatttatttactaaataaaaaaaatacaaatggtCGATTTGATTCTAGTAACTCTGAAGAAAAAGCATTTGAGTAAGGTTGTGTGGCGCGTCGATTAGCCGGATAAAAatagcaaataattaaaaagtcaAAAATTCCCCGCATAATTCAACTTTTGCGACACAAAAACTGGACTTGTGTCACAATTTCGCTGTCAGCCATAGAATATATAATACGTATCTATACATACACGCTTATAGTGTGTAGACTGAAGAAGCTGCcaccccgcgcgcgcgtctcatCTCGAGAGGATGCACAATGTACATTGTACATTGTACAAGTAGGCACACCTCTTTCGACAGCCACAACACGACCGCTCGATCATCCTCTGCGCGCGGCTGTAATAATCCTGTGCGAGGTGTTGGTATCTCGGAGATCTACCCTCTCGAGGAAAGAACAAAAcccgcgcgcgaggagaggaCGAGGATATACTTagtagaagaagaataagctgGCAGCAGTGCAGGCGTCCACTCGGAATAGAAATAAGTGCGACGCTAatcccctcgcgcgcgcaagagagagagagagagagagagagagagagagagagagagagagagagaggaacgtGTGGCAGCCGTCTCGAAAGAATACGAAAGGAGCTTGGCCGTAAAAATCGAAGAAGACGAAGTGCGCATCAGCATCGCACCTAGGGGTGTCAA belongs to Nasonia vitripennis strain AsymCx chromosome 5 unlocalized genomic scaffold, Nvit_psr_1.1 chr5_random0004, whole genome shotgun sequence and includes:
- the LOC103315939 gene encoding histone-lysine N-methyltransferase ASHR1-like; amino-acid sequence: MSLIKSLSQFGAFHEMLQEHQASAVKKGPVVANHLLKMLDTYWILGLPYDDQLHQSMLVLCNQSIAFAPMNSVPLARAYEVRSMLLSRLNFDQNKESKGVKLNFRSDGFQGFTPSETIPCVAECVSIHSSLRFGRQLVANRDIKAEEIVMVEDGFAMLPKKEYTYLLCSQCLCIAWNAVPCSACPLVIYCSEHCRASAWENHHQVECKLLPSIYVKSDSSNWNMSISITALRCFLSSIKVEGLENVLREAQAIDNEKDVCLESLISEQCVGVNNFKSLYRLATDKEILNIDRINKSSEFLVDTLLQFSNVLHNCTELDAVRKILAKLSLIVKVNHLKYQGSICDDYNHDCCSLNCDSIMGYFISTCSSLVNHSCTPNLGKVFIPERKIVMFAARSIKKGEQLCITYGPTLARILNPERNALLYRDYNVICLCQACTQDWHPCDCLGQKSENKKDFMYESFQTLNDKRFALEKKLFQQYGEKYEIPDNCSE